The genomic interval GTTTCATTTCGGCAATGAATCAGCTTCAGAAAGATAGCCCCTAAAAGTCATGCCTGGAATCTTAGCCAACGTAATGGAATCTCGGAATGTTGGCACCCTTGCCAAGATGCTTTAAGCGCTGAAAAGGTCCccattttgtgataaaaaaagcGCAATGATAGGAAGAGTAATCTCAATGGGAAATTGAATCGTACACaccaaataaaagtttgtaaacaaCAACTAAAAGGAAATTAATTgaagatatatattaaaagcAATCAAGAGATTATTTTAACgcattagatatattttactaatgcAATGTAGTTATATACTAGCTGCCCGTCTCGGTTTCGTTCAGGtacaaccataataaaaagcagcctatgttactcctgaaagATTCGTTTGTCTCTgagccaaatttcatcaaaatcggtccatagttttttagtttattcattacaaacaaaaatacaaatcttttttcttattatgcataaagaatatataacgTATAATAATAGATTACGATTATCAAGTAAGTcatgaatacaataaaatactattagcGAGTAGCATAACAACATCAAgaattttttcttattcataagctattttttctaaaaaaaaaacatgattatTAGGTATTTCCTAGCTTTATTGTCACGTTATTCCcgccaaatattttaaatttcgcaGTAATTCTGTATTCCCAGAAAAGAAAGTCACGtcagaaaaattttaaatacgcGGGTAAAGAACTGTCCACTCGTGTCCGATTGGAAGCCAAATTTCAGGAATGCCAGGGAATAATTCCTGTATGATGAGCGTACAGCTATTTCTAAACAAAGTCGTCGCATCGTTCAAATACAACTCtcaacaattttaattgcacggatatatcaaaaactaacatgagtttacatttctgagtggaaaaaaatcttttcatcTGTATCTGTAGAGGGGAATTTTGGCACAGCAttacatcaaataaataacatcaaGTGCATGGTAATTCACATAGGTGatgatttttgaaacaaatacaTTCATAAGTAAGAGCTAGTCATATtggtgtttcttttttttaaatagactaAGTAATATTAGGTAGGTGTCAACAATTTTGACTCAAAATTGTCTAGACTTTCATGAAACAACTGAACATTATGGCTAGGTAATTGTTTTTCccaatttaatgttaatatcaGTGAACGGGTTAAAGTCGTTAAGTCCaccttttgtacattttttttttgtaattttgtgcaacaaagtgtttaaataaaacgccttcttcatttcaatCTTTTAGTTCTACTCCACTCAAGTGGACACCTGACTTCAAATTTCGACCGCTGACATCCTCTGATTCAGCTTGTGCTGCTTGATATTCCCATTGGCTGGCCACCAACTGCGGATTTATGACCCATCACGGCCGGAAGtggaaaggaaaatattttgtaactggCCAAGATAAAATATGAGATTCTTTGACTTGCCGTTGATGATTAGTGACATTTGGACAGGAAACCACATATTTTAGATGGTACGCAATTCCAAAAGAATTTCAAGGGAAAAAAGAgctaatttgttaattttaacctcgagtattttaaataagaatatgGATGAAGTTAACGAGTTATACAAtagctaaatattttacatatacattttaactatttaaagAACCTAGCTGTGGGGCGATTTTTAAAGGgaggttttaaatatttattaaaatatttaaaattatgtaggcACTGAAAAATAGTATGTCAGTATGACAAACAACATAACGAAGTATTCCTGAAAGGAATACGAACCCACCTTTCACATAAATGCATTTTCAGAATGGCACTTCGCGCTAACGTTCATTACCGTCAGAACAAAagcagtttttattttatttgatttattccAGTCTGATACTACTAAGTTTTGATCCCAGTGGGAtcacgattattttatttatttttttattcccgTCGGATACCACTTGCATAATATACCAGTGGgatcaactttttttaatttattatatattccatTCTGATCCTACTAGTggtttaaacatatttttagtacAGCCAGTAACATAATTTCTACTATCATAAtgatactaatttaaaaaaagtaataatagcCATACATGCAGCTTTTTTACCTGCGAACGTAGTAGGCGCGCTTGTCCATCCAATCAGAGACAAGTATAACTAATATTTCCAGGAATTGTTTCATACTTAGAGCTAGTTGACCTTGAGAAAGGGGTTATCTTTATTCTAATTGCCAGTCGTCATTTTGCTTTCCAATGTGAAATTATGTGCATCTCATTGTACGTGACGTGTTGAAGTGAATTACTAGACAGTAAGTACGCATCTTGTAATATTAAACGATTGctatagatttattaaattctattttcatttacaaagttttattgttatagaaCAGTTAAGGCATGGCAGAGAATAGTTATATTTCGTTTATAGAAAAGATTAACGTTTATTTCAacacatcaattttattatcatcattatcctagaactttatgtttttaattgatgtataataatgaaaatgttattcgTTTTAGGAAATGTCAGAAGGTAATAGCAAGCCCTCTACCTCTAATAACTCTGGTGGTGAGTTCACAATTATACAGAGGAACGGTGGTGCAGTTTTGTTGCGGGCTGGTTACCAATATACtaagaaaataacattcaaAAGTGGATGTATTACGTGGAGATGCGTGAATTGGCGCAAAAAGTGCCCggcatatataaatataaaggtatGAGCTACTTTATATCCACATAAAATAACGAACTGActtgctttaattttttggcTCATTCATTGATTCATTTTGACGACCTGAGTAGCGTAGTGGTCACCATGGCGGGTTTGCTATGCacgggtcccgggttcgatccccggccgggcagaaaatgaaatgatgAATTTTACTATCTGTGATGGGTCTGGGTGTTACTATGTATAATGTGTATATGTCGCAGTCATCTGGTTGAATCTGCTTTTTGATTAAATGACTAGCTCCTTTATTGAATGACGATATTCAATTGAATCACTAGGCTAAACGTTGATAGAACAAGCGTCACTCAACGTCCAACTAGTTAGCTGATTGTAACATAGCTCTTTGAACAGGGCGGACGTAAAATCAGTCAGGTGATTCAAATTTAGTTCATTTTTTTCCCACTGCAGCGCTAGTAGTCACCAAAACAAATGTGGCGTCAAACAGCTTGCACAGAAAGCACTGTATTGAAATTCTTTTCGATTAAATTAGCGTTAAAGTGCCTTATTTGTGATATCATAAATAAGGTGTGCCATATTATCCTGCAACATATCATGTCctcatttttgttatgtaaagtaaggttacctttttaattttacgaaattagCGAACTTATGTTCACCctaatcaaatattacaaagtcgTACAGATTCTATTTAacgagatattttataattaacttatttttatttaaagtaaggTTAACTTTTAAGTTGCGAACTCATGGTCATCCTAAccaaacattacaaaatggGCTATATCCCATTCAACGACTTCGCTAAATGACGTTCAGTCAAGACGTTAAACGTTACACGACTTGACGAATTGTCCTTTAGTCATTCAATTGAATATCGTCATTCAATATAGGAGCTAGTCATTCAATCAAATAGTAGATTCAACCAGATGACTGCGAcatatatacaacaaaaaaaactattataaatagtaGGAATATCCGTTAATCTAGCACGCATAACATAAGCATTTAGTTGCTTAGCTTGGggctagatggcgctgtgtggaTTAGTCTaacagtattattattattcattaaagtGTGTAATCTAacttgaagttttttttttcatcaggaaaacaacattataaaagaaaaaagtcacCAATGTAAGCcggacgaaataaaaaatgtagtagatcaaaaattacatgaatGCCGAGAAAAGGTTCTATCTTCGAATTTTTCACCAATACCCAATATTTACAACAACTTTATGTCAGAATTCGAAAATGCAGGCTTGGATCTCTTAAAAAAGCTTCCGTCATTCGGAAACATTAAATCTTCTTTATATAATGCCAGAAATAAGAAAGCCGGagtgacaaaaatacaatgcaATTTGCCTGAAGAAGTTATAGTTCCTTTGCAGTTCAAGGAATTTGTTCTTGCCGACTACTATAATGAATCTTCCGAAACTCGAATTATAGTTTTTGCTGATAGCGAAGTCCTGgaacaaattaaacatatcaagatttattttagtgaCGGAACTTTTGAGTGCTGCCCAAAACCATTTGTACAACTTTATTCTATACACGGCGATCTCGGAAGCAATGAAGAGCACACAAGAATAGTGCCTTTAATGTACGTGTTGCTGAATAGAAAAACTGAAGAAATTTACACAACACTTTTTCAAGTATTAAAGGAACATATTCCAGATTGGGAACCGTTGATATATGTGACAGATTATGAACAAGCGGCTATGAATGCCATATCAAAAGTTTTCCCTTCAGTCGAAGTAAAAGGATGTTACTTTCATTTTTCACACAACGTGTGGAAGAAGGCTAAAGCGCTAAATTTAACTAAAGAAAAGAGACTCCGAAAACATGTAGCGCTCTCAGCTCTCCTGCCGCTGCTACCTCGAGAATTCATCTCAGACGGGTGGTGCTATTTAATGGAAGACAGTCCTGAATCTAATGAAATTCAACAATTCAACGATTATATGGTGACACAATGGCTGGAAGACGAAAATTTTGTCAACATTTGGTGTGTTCATAATCAACGTCACCGCACAACCAATGCTGTAGAATCTTGgcataaaaaactaaacagtACTCTGCCAAAGAAAcccaatttatttcaactcttaaaagttttaaaagatGATGCCAGTCTTCAAAAGGTTAACATTAAAAAGCATAATTTTGAGCTGCCGAACCCGAAGCGAAGACTAACCAAAGTGATTGCTAACGACAACTGGTTTAAACACGTAACTAATGAACTTTTGTCAGGTAAAATCACAGTTGGTCACTGCCTGGAAAAGTTAAGAttatgatttctttttattttatttccttattttgtaaatttttatatacagatTATATGAATgacttatctatatttttagttaagaTAACAAGTTGATTTGAAGCTAGtcgttgtaattaatatttgatagttttaatttaaatgtaaagtgTTTTCtgtgatgatttatttttctatgataTCTGTGataattgttgtaaataaatgaatgttgaTTTTTAACGAATGACTTTTTTCCTGACTGTACATACCCCTTTTTTAACTTTGCAAGAATGTAGTAGGATCCGTTGGGACGTACAAACTGCAAGTGGGATCAGACGagaaattgttaataatactCACGGTAGGAGGATCACAAATAGTGGTATCCGACTGGAAATTAccttttatttgatatctGACTTCCGATTGATCGGCCACCCGCGTTCCTATTGCACAAAATAACGAAAGATATGTTGTATATGTAtgatctatttttattatttactactttttcCAATTTTAAGGATTCATGTAGTGACAATTTACAAAGAATTTtgcatagtataaaaatttaaaaataataataataatatacatacgtTTATGTAGCCTAactcataatttaaattagttaatattgaaataagaattaaataatttgccTTACATACCATTTGTATATAGAGcgaacttttttttatagagtGGCCTTTTtgttcacattttattttgtccatGTGCCAGTTACAATGAACTATAAATGCTACCGTTCAAAACAAGTCAATTAACAAAAGGTGTCAGATCACAAAATTGACACGTTTTTGGCTCGAATTCGTAAACAATTCGACTCGATAAATACCATAAGCGAAGGGATATATGAGAGATGattgtctttttttaaaaattttcctttttagaCTTTAGTCGTCTATCTATTGGTCCATAAGTAAAATTCAACCaaaaagaatagaaaatatttatttgcgatAAAATCCGAATATCTGTCTTGATATAAAGTCTTTAAATCGAAACAGGATTCACAGcgaatcata from Plodia interpunctella isolate USDA-ARS_2022_Savannah chromosome 14, ilPloInte3.2, whole genome shotgun sequence carries:
- the LOC128675392 gene encoding uncharacterized protein LOC128675392, with product MSEGNSKPSTSNNSGGEFTIIQRNGGAVLLRAGYQYTKKITFKSGCITWRCVNWRKKCPAYINIKENNIIKEKSHQCKPDEIKNVVDQKLHECREKVLSSNFSPIPNIYNNFMSEFENAGLDLLKKLPSFGNIKSSLYNARNKKAGVTKIQCNLPEEVIVPLQFKEFVLADYYNESSETRIIVFADSEVLEQIKHIKIYFSDGTFECCPKPFVQLYSIHGDLGSNEEHTRIVPLMYVLLNRKTEEIYTTLFQVLKEHIPDWEPLIYVTDYEQAAMNAISKVFPSVEVKGCYFHFSHNVWKKAKALNLTKEKRLRKHVALSALLPLLPREFISDGWCYLMEDSPESNEIQQFNDYMVTQWLEDENFVNIWCVHNQRHRTTNAVESWHKKLNSTLPKKPNLFQLLKVLKDDASLQKVNIKKHNFELPNPKRRLTKVIANDNWFKHVTNELLSGKITVGHCLEKLRL